From the Excalfactoria chinensis isolate bCotChi1 chromosome 1, bCotChi1.hap2, whole genome shotgun sequence genome, one window contains:
- the SNRPF gene encoding small nuclear ribonucleoprotein F, with product MSLPLNPKPFLNGLTGKPVMVKLKWGMEYKGYLVSVDGYMNMQLANTEEYIDGALSGHLGEVLIRCNNVLYIRGVEEEEEDGEMRE from the exons ATG AGCCTGCCGCTCAACCCGAAGCCTTTCCTCAACGGGCTGACGGGGAAACCGGTGATGGTGAAGCTGAAGTGGGGGATGGAGTACAAGGGGTACCTCGTCTCCGTCGACGGCTACATGAACATGCAG CTTGCAAACACAGAGGAGTACATCGATGGTGCGCTGTCTGGACACCTGGGAGAAGTTTTGATAAG GTGCAATAATGTTTTGTACATCAGGGGtgtggaagaagaggaagaagatggaGAAATGAGAGAATGA
- the AMDHD1 gene encoding probable imidazolonepropionase: MAGEYRLLLANARQLVLVCGHGEQYLLREGMARLDVLHDASLVVGLDGYIKAVGPADAIRRRFAGATFENEIDCTGKCVLPGLVDAHTHPVWAGDRVHEFAMKLAGASYMEIHQAGGGIHFTVEHTRKATEEELFTTFKHRLERMRGAGSTLVECKSGYGLNLETELKMLRVIERARQSMDVGISSTYCGAHSVPKGKTATEATDDIINNHLPKLKELQQSGEIHVNNIDVFCEKGVFDLDSTRRILQAGKDAGLQINFHGDELHPMKSAELGAELGAQAISHLEEVSDEGIAAMAKAKCAAVLLPTTAYMLRLKQPQARKMLDEGVIVALGSDFNPNAYCFSMPMVMHLACVNMKMSMNEALAAATINAAYALGKSDTHGSIEIGKQGDLVIINSSRWEHLIYQFGGHQTLIDYVIIKGEVVYKNESCGITSSY, translated from the exons ATGGCGGGGGAGTACCGGCTGCTGCTGGCCAATGCCCGGCAACTGGTGCTGGTGTGCGGCCACGGCGAGCAGTACTTACTGCGGGAGGGCATGGCGAGGCTGGACGTGCTGCATGATGCCAGCCTGGTAGTGGGGCT AGATGGTTATATAAAAGCCGTGGGCCCCGCAGATGCTATCCGCCGCCGCTTTGCAGGAGCAAcgtttgaaaatgaaattgacTGCACTGGGAAGTGCGTATTGCCAG GCCTGGTGGATGCACATACACATCCCGTGTGGGCTGGTGATAGGGTGCATGAGTTTGCAATGAAG cTGGCAGGTGCTTCCTATATGGAAATCCACCAGGCAGGAGGAGGAATACATTTCACCGTGGAACACACCCGGAAGGCCACAGAAGAAGAGCTGTTCACTACTTTCAAACACCGACTTGAACGCATGCGCGGAGCAGGATCTACTTTGGTTGAGTGCAAGAGTGGATATGGCTTGAACTTAGAAACAGAACTCAAAATGCTCAGAGTGATTGAACGTGCCAGGCAGTCCATGGATGTTGGCATTTCTTCAACTTACTGTGGAGCTCATTCTGTGCCAAA aGGGAAAACTGCTACTGAAGCCACAGATGACATTATTAATAACCATCTCCCTAAACTGAAAGAACTCCAACAAAGCGGTGAAATACATGTTAACAATATAGATGTGTTCTGCGAGAAGGGAGTCTTTGATCTGGATTCTACCAGGAGAATTCTTCAAGCTGGAAAAGATGCAGGGTTACAGATTAACTTCCATGGTGATGAGCTGCATCCGATGAAATCTGCAGAG cttggagctgaaTTAGGAGCCCAGGCTATCAGCCACCTAGAAGAAGTTAGTGATGAAGGTATCGCAGCAATGGCAAAAGCTAAGTGTGCAGCTGTCCTTTTGCCAACCACTGCCTACATGCTAAG GCTGAAGCAACCTCAAGCCAGAAAAATGTTAGATGAAGGAGTTATTGTTGCTCTTGGCAGTGACTTTAATCCTAACGCATACTGTTTTTCAATG CCTATGGTGATGCATCTGGCCTGTGTAAACATGAAGATGTCAATGAATGAAGCCCTAGCAGCTGCCACCATTAATGCAGCTTATGCTCTGGGAAAATCAGACACGCATGGTTCCATAGAGATTGGCAAGCAGGGGGATCTTGTTATTATAAATTCATCAAG GTGGGAGCACTTGATATACCAGTTTGGGGGACACCAAACATTGATCGACTATGTTATAATAAAAGGAGAAGTTGTCTATAAAAATGAGAGCTGTGGGATAACGAGCAGTTACTGA